The window GCGTGCGCAACGCGCAGTTGCGCGGCGAACCGTATGACGTGGTGTTGATGGACTGGCGCATGCCGGACATGGACGGTCTTAGCGCCGCCCGGCTGATCAGCCTGCAGGAACAGAGCGTACCGCCACCGATGGTGATCATGATCACGGCCTACGGTCGCGAGGTGCTGGCCGACGTGCACCATGAAGGCGATGCCCCCTTCGTCGGCTTCCTCACCAAGCCGGTGACCCCGCTGCAACTGGCCGACGCGGTGCAGCGGGCCTTCAGCAGCAGCGAGGTGGTTGCCGAGGTGCGCCCGGCGCCGGAGCGGCAGCGACGCCTGTCCGGCATGCGCCTGCTGGTGGTGGAAGACAATGCGCTTAATCGCCAGGTCGCCGACGAACTGCTCAGGGGCGAGGGCGCGCAGGTGGTGCTGGCCGAAGGCGGGTTGGAAGGCGTCAGCCAGGTGTTCTCCAGTGCGACGCCGTTCGATGCGGTGCTGATGGACATCCAGATGCCGGATATCGATGGCATGGAGGCGACCCGGCGGATTCGCCGGCAGTCCGACTTCGCTTCGCTACCGATCCTGGCCATGACCGCCAATGCTTCCAGCAGTGATCGTGAGGCCTGCCTGGCGGCGGGAATGAACGACCATGTGAGCAAACCCATCGACCTGGAGGAGCTGGTGCTGAGCCTGCGCATCCAGACCGGGCGTGAAGTCCCTCGGCCCAAGATTTCCACGGTCATGGCGAATGGGGCCGACACGGTGCTGGAGGCGCGCGAGTCGATCATGGCCCGGTTCGGCGGCAATCTCGAATTGATCAGTACGGTCCTCTACGGCTTTGGTGCGGAGCTGGATAAACAGCTGTCGCTGTTGCCGGCCCATCTGCGGGACCGTGACGGTCCGGCGCTGGCCGCCGTGCTGCATGCGATCAAGGGCAGCTCCGGCACCATGGGCGCCCAGGCGCTGTCGCAGCGGGCCGGGGCCCTGGAGCGTGAGCTGCTGTATGGCGATGCCGCCGTGATAGCCCGGGTGCTCGACGATCCGCACTGGTTGCCTGAACTTAGGCAGTTGTTGACCCGTAGCGTCGAAGAGTTGCAGGCGGCGTTTGGCAATGGCTATCGGGGGGACGCGCCGCGGGAGGCAATGACCGCCCCTTGAACGGGCTGGTCGGGCGTTGCCTCGATTGTGTCGCTGGCGGCAACGATGGTGTGCCCTGGCGTAACGAGCGGCACACCAAGTGGAGGCGAAACCGGAACGTGTCGAGCGCTAGAATGCACACCAGGCGGTTGCGGCAGGGCATGACGGTGATTCAACGGCCAGGCGGTGGGCTTTATACTTCCCGCCACATGCTCCTGTTCGGTTTTTGCGCTGCGGTGCCGGAACCGCACAGGGGCTTTTTACTGTCTGTCGAGCCTGTTGCAGGAGCAGCCCATGGACTCTGCAAAACCCGCGCTGATCCGCGAAACCTTCCCCGTCGGCCCGTTGCAGTGCAACTGCACGATCATCGGCGACCCGATCACGAAAAAAGCCATCGTCGTCGATCCCGGCGGCAATCACGAATTGATCCTGGCCCGGCTCGAGGCCCTGGGATTGAAGGTGGTCAGCATCATTCATACCCATGCGCACCTGGATCATTTCCTGGCCTCGGGCCAGTTGAAGGAGAAAACCGGCGCCACCCTGCATCTGCACAAGGATGACCAGTTTCTCTGGGACAACCTGGAAATGCAGTGCCAGATGTTCGGCGTGCCCTATACGCCGGTGCCGTCGCCGGACCATTGGCTGGCCGATGATGAGGAGCTGGCCTGCGGCTGTGGCGTGGCCCTGCACACGCCGGGACATACCCCGGGCTCCATGAGCTTCTGGTTTTCCGAGGCTAGACTGTTGATTGCCGGGGACACGCTGTTTCGCCGCGGCATCGGTCGTACCGACCTGTGGGGTGGCGACCAGGCCACCATCGTGCGTTCGATCCGGCAGCGCCTGTACACGCTGGACGAGGAGGCGACGGTGGTCACCGGCCACGGTCCCGATACCCGTCTGGGCGACGAGATGCGGGAGAACCCGTTTGTGCGTGGCTGAGAACTTTCATGGAATTTTTGCCGTTCGTCGTGTTCCAACGCCAGCACAGGTCCCATTGCCAACGGCCTCTGCACTTTCAATGAGTAGGAGCTAGATCCATGTTCACCTCGCGTCGTTTGATTCTCGTCGCTACCACCGTTGCCATGCTGTCCGGCTGTGCAACGCAAAACCCGTATGACAACCAGGGACAGGTAGAGCAGGGTGGCTCTTCGGGCATGAGCAGGACCGTCAAGTATGGTGGCCTGGGCGCCCTGGCCGGTGCCGTCGCCGGTGCCGCCATCGACCACAACAACCGGGGCAAGGGTGCGCTGATCGGTGCCCTGGTCGCCGGTGCGGGGGCTGCCGGCTACGGTTACTATGCCGACCAGCAGGAAAAGAAACTGCGTGAAAGCATGGCCAACACCGGCGTCCAGGTGCAGCGCCAGGGCGATCAGATCAAGCTGATCATGCCGGGCAACATCACCTTCGCCACCAACTCCGATGCCATCGCCAGCAGCTTCTACCAGCCGCTGAACAACCTGGCCAACTCCCTCAAGGAGTTCAACCAGAACCAGATCGAGATCGTCGGCTACACCGACAGCACCGGCAGCCGCCAGCTGAACATGGACCTGTCCCAGCGCCGGGCACAGAGCGTGGCCAACTACCTGACCTCGCAGGGCGTCAACGGTGCCAACCTGTCGGCCCGTGGTGCCGGTCCGGACAATCCGATCGCCAGCAACGCCGACGTCAATGGCCGGGCGCAGAACCGCCGGGTGGAAGTCAACCTGCGCGCCATTCCTGGTCAGCAGTACGGCCAGCCGCAGCAGCAGGGCCAGTACCCGCAACAGCAGCAGGGCTATCAACAGCAGGGTTACCAGCAGCAGTACCAGCAACCGCAGGGCCAGGTGTACGGCCAGCCGGTCCAGCAGTACCCTTGAAGGTCTGACTGAAGCCCGGATGTAAAAAAGCCCGCCCGATCACAGATCGGGCGGGCTTTTTCGTAGCGCTGAAGTCGGCTTACTTCTTCAGGCCGTAATGCTCGTCGAGCATGCCGGGTGCGTTCGGCGCCTTGGGCGCGTAGTCCCGTGGCGGCTCCTGGTTTTCCCGTGGCGGGGTCAGGCGTTCCCGTGGCGTTTGGGGCGCTTCGGAATGCAGGGCGGCCAGCAGGCGTTGGCGGGTCAGCTCGTCCAGGGCCAGGCGGTTGGCACCCTCGGCGAGGTGGTCCTGCACTTCCTGATAGCTCTGGGTGAGTTTCTTGACCAGTGCCGCAGTGCTGTTGAAGTGGGTCACCACTTCATTCTGATAGGTATCGAAACGTTCCTGGATATCGTCCAGCTGACGCTGCGTGCTGCTGGGAGCGGCACTCGGGACCAGACGGGCGACCAGGAAACCGATGGCGACACCGGCAACCAGGGCAAGAGTCGGCAACAACCAAACTAAGAGCGAGTGTTCCACGAGTCCTTCCTCTATAAACGGCTTTGCTTT of the Pseudomonas vanderleydeniana genome contains:
- a CDS encoding MBL fold metallo-hydrolase, yielding MDSAKPALIRETFPVGPLQCNCTIIGDPITKKAIVVDPGGNHELILARLEALGLKVVSIIHTHAHLDHFLASGQLKEKTGATLHLHKDDQFLWDNLEMQCQMFGVPYTPVPSPDHWLADDEELACGCGVALHTPGHTPGSMSFWFSEARLLIAGDTLFRRGIGRTDLWGGDQATIVRSIRQRLYTLDEEATVVTGHGPDTRLGDEMRENPFVRG
- a CDS encoding OmpA family protein, translating into MFTSRRLILVATTVAMLSGCATQNPYDNQGQVEQGGSSGMSRTVKYGGLGALAGAVAGAAIDHNNRGKGALIGALVAGAGAAGYGYYADQQEKKLRESMANTGVQVQRQGDQIKLIMPGNITFATNSDAIASSFYQPLNNLANSLKEFNQNQIEIVGYTDSTGSRQLNMDLSQRRAQSVANYLTSQGVNGANLSARGAGPDNPIASNADVNGRAQNRRVEVNLRAIPGQQYGQPQQQGQYPQQQQGYQQQGYQQQYQQPQGQVYGQPVQQYP
- a CDS encoding YhcB family protein yields the protein MEHSLLVWLLPTLALVAGVAIGFLVARLVPSAAPSSTQRQLDDIQERFDTYQNEVVTHFNSTAALVKKLTQSYQEVQDHLAEGANRLALDELTRQRLLAALHSEAPQTPRERLTPPRENQEPPRDYAPKAPNAPGMLDEHYGLKK